From one Paractinoplanes brasiliensis genomic stretch:
- a CDS encoding ArsR/SmtB family transcription factor: MHAFDVLGDPVRRRILELLAEGERTSGAVTEVIRAEFGISQPAVSQHLKVLRDNGFATVRPQGARRLYAVDDTALREADAWLARFRRFWAPHLAAMATEVARGKRQRRLTDEGRTDD, from the coding sequence GTGCACGCGTTCGATGTGCTCGGGGATCCCGTACGGCGCCGGATTCTGGAGCTGCTCGCCGAGGGGGAGCGGACTTCGGGGGCCGTCACCGAGGTGATCCGCGCCGAGTTCGGGATCTCGCAGCCGGCCGTGTCGCAGCATCTGAAGGTGTTGCGGGACAACGGCTTCGCGACCGTACGGCCGCAGGGGGCTCGCCGCCTCTACGCGGTCGATGACACCGCGCTACGCGAGGCCGACGCCTGGCTCGCGCGGTTTCGGCGCTTCTGGGCGCCCCACCTGGCTGCCATGGCCACCGAGGTGGCGAGGGGTAAAAGGCAGCGACGACTCACAGACGAGGGAAGAACCGATGATTGA
- a CDS encoding alpha/beta fold hydrolase gives MPVVRANGIDVHYETVGNPDDPAFLLIMGLGAQLIAWPADFCAELAARGFHVVLLDNRDVGLSTAFDELGPPDVAAIMGGDPSTAPYLISDMAADAAGLLKALDLPRAHVAGVSMGGMIAQQLTIDHPDLVASLCSIMSTTGDRTVGRPTPEAMAVLMRPPGTTRDEILAGSVATSRAIGSPAYPAPDERLHQQAVASYERSYRPQGTQRQYAAILASPDRTTALATVTTPTLIIHGEADPLINVSGGRATAAAIPGAELLVLPGMGHDLPQPLWPQIIDAMTANTARS, from the coding sequence GTGCCGGTTGTGCGGGCCAACGGGATCGACGTGCACTACGAGACAGTGGGGAACCCGGACGACCCGGCCTTCCTGCTGATCATGGGCCTGGGCGCGCAGCTCATCGCATGGCCCGCCGACTTCTGCGCCGAGCTGGCCGCCCGCGGCTTCCACGTGGTGCTCCTGGACAACCGCGACGTCGGCCTGTCCACAGCCTTCGACGAGCTGGGCCCGCCCGACGTCGCCGCGATCATGGGCGGCGACCCGTCCACGGCCCCCTACCTGATCAGCGACATGGCCGCCGACGCCGCAGGCCTGCTCAAGGCCCTGGACCTCCCCCGGGCACACGTGGCCGGCGTGTCGATGGGCGGCATGATCGCCCAGCAGCTGACCATCGACCACCCCGACCTGGTGGCGTCCCTCTGCTCGATCATGTCAACAACCGGCGACCGTACGGTGGGACGCCCGACCCCGGAAGCCATGGCGGTGCTCATGCGCCCACCCGGCACCACCCGCGACGAAATCCTGGCCGGCTCGGTGGCGACGAGCCGCGCGATCGGCTCCCCCGCCTACCCGGCCCCCGACGAGCGGCTGCACCAGCAGGCGGTCGCCAGTTACGAGCGCAGCTACCGCCCGCAGGGCACACAACGCCAGTACGCCGCGATCCTCGCCTCCCCCGACCGCACCACGGCGCTGGCCACCGTAACCACCCCCACCTTGATCATCCACGGCGAGGCCGACCCCCTGATCAACGTGAGCGGAGGCCGAGCCACCGCAGCAGCCATCCCGGGCGCCGAACTGCTCGTCCTCCCGGGCATGGGCCACGACCTGCCACAGCCTCTGTGGCCCCAGATCATCGACGCCATGACCGCCAACACGGCACGCAGCTAG